A genome region from Meleagris gallopavo isolate NT-WF06-2002-E0010 breed Aviagen turkey brand Nicholas breeding stock chromosome 7, Turkey_5.1, whole genome shotgun sequence includes the following:
- the CXCR4 gene encoding C-X-C chemokine receptor type 4, producing MDSSMDGLDLSSGILIEFADNGSEEIGSADYGDYGEPCFQHENADFNRIFLPTIYSIIFLTGIIGNGLVIIVMGYQKKQRSMTDKYRLHLSVADLLFVITLPFWSVDAAISWYFGNVLCKAVHVIYTVNLYSSVLILAFISLDRYLAIVHATNSQRPRKLLAEKIVYVGVWLPAVLLTVPDIIFASTSEIEGRYLCDRMYPHDNWLISFRFQHILVGLVLPGLIILTCYCIIISKLSHSKGHQKRKALKTTVILILTFFACWLPYYIGISIDTFILLGVIRHRCSLDTIVHKWISITEALAFFHCCLNPILYAFLGAKFKTSAQNALTSVSRGSSLKILSKSKRGGHSSVSTESESSSFHSS from the exons ATGGACAGCAGCATGGACGGCTTGGAT ctGTCCTCTGGCATACTCATTGAATTTGCTGACAATGGCTCGGAGGAGATTGGCTCAGCTGACTATGGAGACTACGGAGAGCCGTGCTTTCAGCATGAAAACGCTGATTTCAACAGGATCTTCTTGCCAACCATCTACTCCATCATCTTCCTAACAGGAATAATCGGGAATGGATTGGTTATCATTGTTATGGGCtaccagaagaaacaaagaagcatgACTGATAAATACAGGCTGCACCTCTCTGTGGCTGACCTTCTCTTTGTCATCACCTTGCCATTCTGGTCTGTGGATGCAGCCATAAGCTGGTACTTCGGGAATGTCCTGTGTAAGGCAGTTCACGTCATTTACACAGTCAACCTCTATAGCAGTGTCTTGATTTTGGCTTTCATAAGTTTAGATCGTTACCTGGCAATAGTCCATGCCACCAACAGCCAGCGACCCCGAAAGCTGTTGGCTGAGAAGATTGTGTATGTGGGTGTctggctgccagctgtgctTCTGACAGTGCCTGATATCATTTTTGCCAGCACAAGTGAAATAGAAGGCCGGTATCTCTGTGACCGCATGTACCCTCATGACAACTGGCTGATTTCTTTCCGATTCCAGCATATCTTGGTAGGACTTGTCTTGCCTGGCCTAATAATCCTGACTTGCTATTGTATTATCATATCTAAGCTGTCACATTCAAAAGGCCACCAAAAGCGCAAAGCCTTGAAGACAACAGTTATCCTCATCCTTACCTTCTTTGCCTGCTGGCTGCCTTATTACATTGGCATCAGCATAGACACGTTCATCTTGCTTGGAGTCATCAGGCATCGCTGCAGCTTGGACACAATCGTGCACAAATGGATCTCTATCACAGAAGCCCTTGCATTCTTCCATTGCTGCCTCAATCCAATTCTTTATGCCTTCCTGGGTGCCAAATTCAAAACATCAGCACAAAATGCCTTGACATCTGTTAGCAGAGGATCAAGCCTCAAGATTCTTTCAAAAAGCAAACGTGGGGGACATTCTTCTGTTTCTACAGAGTCAGAGTCTTCAAGTTTCCATTCCAGCTAA